From Nguyenibacter vanlangensis, one genomic window encodes:
- a CDS encoding glycoside hydrolase family 5 protein → MLTRSAALALTLAPTLASTLVPTLVPTLVPTLVIAEMPASARAQDYRGVNLAGAAYSSNKIPGRYGYDYLFPKPAEITYFHDKGMNIFRLSVLWERLQPALRTPLDAAYLGRIDNFISQVHAVGGTVILDIHDYGRYRGTLIGGDSVSAADFRDLWTRLGAAFRDRPYVWFGLMNEPQQSSAQDWGDIAQQAILGARQSGARNPVLVSSVNWDAAHGFAGLFGPVAERLRDPAHNMLFEVHEYFDQDSSGRSPDCIPADQAVGRLASFTDWLKATHHKGFLGEFGVGRNDQCLQDLDRIAAYLRDNRSVWLGWTYWAAGPLWGEYMYTLEPTKTGQDRPQMTVLDAYLPQGQDRTIR, encoded by the coding sequence ATGTTGACGCGTTCCGCCGCCCTGGCCCTTACCCTGGCCCCTACCCTGGCCTCGACACTGGTCCCAACCCTGGTCCCAACCCTGGTCCCAACCCTGGTTATCGCCGAAATGCCGGCTTCCGCCCGGGCCCAGGATTACAGGGGGGTCAATCTGGCCGGGGCGGCCTATTCGTCCAACAAGATTCCCGGCCGCTACGGGTATGACTATCTTTTCCCGAAACCGGCCGAGATCACCTATTTCCACGACAAGGGCATGAACATCTTCCGCCTGTCGGTGCTGTGGGAACGGCTGCAACCCGCATTGCGCACGCCCCTGGACGCCGCCTATCTGGGGCGGATCGATAATTTCATAAGCCAGGTGCACGCGGTCGGCGGGACGGTCATTCTCGATATCCATGATTATGGCCGCTACCGGGGCACGCTGATCGGCGGCGACAGCGTATCCGCCGCCGATTTCCGGGATTTATGGACCCGCCTGGGCGCCGCGTTCCGCGACCGGCCCTATGTCTGGTTCGGCCTGATGAATGAACCGCAGCAGAGTTCGGCGCAGGATTGGGGGGACATCGCCCAGCAGGCGATCCTGGGCGCCCGGCAATCGGGCGCCCGGAATCCCGTCCTGGTATCGTCCGTCAATTGGGACGCCGCGCATGGCTTCGCCGGCCTGTTCGGGCCGGTCGCCGAAAGGCTGCGCGATCCCGCGCACAACATGCTCTTCGAGGTCCATGAATATTTCGACCAGGACAGTTCGGGCCGCAGTCCGGACTGCATCCCCGCCGATCAGGCGGTCGGCCGCCTGGCCTCCTTCACCGATTGGCTCAAGGCCACGCACCACAAGGGATTCCTCGGCGAGTTCGGGGTCGGACGGAACGATCAGTGCCTGCAGGACCTCGACCGGATCGCCGCCTATCTGCGCGACAACCGCTCCGTATGGCTGGGCTGGACCTATTGGGCGGCCGGCCCCTTGTGGGGGGAGTACATGTACACGCTGGAGCCGACCAAGACCGGGCAGGATCGCCCCCAGATGACGGTGCTCGACGCCTACCTGCCGCAGGGCCAGGACCGGACGATACGGTAG